A single Nicotiana tabacum cultivar K326 chromosome 5, ASM71507v2, whole genome shotgun sequence DNA region contains:
- the LOC107811430 gene encoding protein DEFECTIVE IN EXINE FORMATION 1 isoform X1 yields the protein MISMKTRVFVLCFLLLSSNFRFLQSEDTKKNKFREREATDDSLAYPNLDEDELLNTQCPQHLELRWQTEVSSSVYASPLIADINSDGKLEVVVPSFVHYLEVLEGSDGDKVPGWPAFHQSTVHSTPFLYDIDKDGVREIGLATYNGEVLFFRVSGYLMSDKLEIPRLRVKKDWHVGLNLDPVDRSHPDVHDDQLIQEAVKDSIARHNASTHGGNHSKSTASEVNTEIHSIQKEANHDASSNASISLPSEVSPNTSNSSNLEDQKGKNDSLADAEVKITNLSNITLSSDNEKLSNLENGTSKGRRLLEDDVLRRSEESGSRSEDVRAATVENEEGLEADADSSFELFRDNEELPDDYDYDYDDYLDDDEEEWRGEDFDEAEHEKLENYVHIDAHVLCTPVIADIDSDGVSEMIVAVSYFFDHEYYNNQEHLKELGDIDIEKYVAGGIVVFNLETKQVKWTAQLDLSTDNGNFRGYIYSSPTVIDLDGDGKLDILVGTSYGLFYVLDHNGKVRDKFPLEMAEIQGAVVAADINDDGKIELVTTDSHGNVAAWTAQGTEIWEKHLKSLVPQGPTIGDVDGDGHTDVVFPTLSGNIYVLSGKDGSFVRPYPYRTHGRVMNRVVLVDLSKRGEKKKGLTIVTTSFDGYLYLIDGPTSCADVVDIGETSYSMVLADNVDGGDDLDLIVTTMNGNVFCFSTPAPHHPLKAWRSPNQGRNNAAYRNDREGIYATPSSRAFRDEEGKSFWVEIEIVDKYRYPYGSQAPYNVTVSLLVPGNYQGERTVKQNKIFNRPGKHRIMLPTVSVRTAGTVLLEMVDKNGLYFSDDFSLTFHMYYYKLLKWLLVLPMLGMFGVLVILRPQEAMPLPSFSRN from the exons ATGATCTCAATGAAAACTAGGGTTTTTGTACTCTGTTTTCTGCTATTGTCTTCGAATTTCCGTTTTCTGCAAAGCGAGGACACGAAAAAGAACAAATTTCGAGAACGAGAAGCCACTGATGATTCCCTCGCTTACCCCAATTT AGATGAGGATGAATTGTTGAATACACAATGCCCTCAGCATTTGGAGCTAAGATGGCAGACAGAAGTTAGTTCTAGTGTATATGCGTCGCCCTTGATTGCTGATATTAACAG TGATGGAAAGCTTGAGGTGGTAGTTCCCTCTTTTGTTCATTACTTGGAAGTTCTGGAAGGTTCTGATGGAGATAAAGTTCCAG GATGGCCAGCTTTCCATCAATCAACTGTTCATTCCACTCCTTTTCTGTACGACATTGACAAGGATGGGGTGAGGGAGATAGGTTTGGCCACTTATAATGGTGAGGTGCTCTTTTTCAG GGTCTCAGGATACTTGATGTCGGATAAATTGGAGATTCCTCGGCTGAGAGTTAAAAAAGATTGGCATGTGGGTTTGAATCTGGACCCAGTAGACCGTTCTCATCCAGACGTCCATGATGACCAACTCATACAGGAGGCTGTCAAGGACTCTATTGCCC GTCACAATGCATCTACTCATGGAGGCAATCATTCAAAGTCTACTGCATCAGAAGTTAACACGGAAATCCATTCTATTCAAAAAGAAGCCAACCATGATGCATCATCTAATGCTTCAATATCTTTGCCATCAGAAGTTTCACCTAACACATCAAATTCATCTAATTTAGAGGACCAAAAGGGGAAGAATGATAGTCTAGCTGATGCAGAAGTTAAAATCACTAACTTGAGCAATATTACTCTGAGTTCTGATAATGAGAAACTTAGCAATTTGGAGAATGGAACAAGTAAGGGGAGAAGGCTTCTTGAAGATGATGTCTTGAGAAGATCAGAGGAAAGTGGTTCCAGATCCGAAGATGTTAGAGCTGCAACTGTGGAAAATGAAGAAGGTCTGGAAGCGGATGCTGATTCATCTTTTGAGTTATTCCGAGATAATGAGGAGCTGCCTGATGATTATGATTATGACTATGATGATTAccttgatgatgatgaagaagaatggaGAGGTGAAGATTTTGATGAAGCAGAACACGAAAAATTGGAGAATTATGTTCATATTGATGCTCATGTTTTATGTACTCCT GTCATTGCTGACATTGACAGTGACGGGGTGTCAGAGATGATTGTTGCAGTATCCTACTTCTTTGACCATGA GTACTACAACAATCAGGAGCATTTGAAGGAACTTGGAGACATTGACATAGAAAAATATGTCGCTGGTGGTATTGTTGTTTTTAATCTAGAAACCAAGCAAGTTAAATGGACTGCACAGCTGGACCTAAGTACTGACAATGGGAACTTCCGTGGCTATATATACTCTTCTCCTACCGTGATTGATTTGGATGGTGATGGAAAATTGGACATTCTAGTTGGGACCTCTTATGGCTTGTTTTATGTGTTGGATCACAACG GCAAAGTGAGGGATAAGTTTCCTCTCGAAATGGCTGAAATCCAAGGAGCAGTAGTTGCAGCTGATATCAATGATGATGGCAAGATTGAACTAGTTACCACAGATTCACATGGAAATGTTGCTGCTTGGACTGCACAGGGCACAGAAATTTGGGAAAAGCATCTCAAGAGCCTAGTTCCTCAGGGTCCTACCATTGGTGATGTGGATGGAGATGGCCATACAGATGTTGTTTTCCCAACACTTTCAGGGAATATATATGTTCTGAGTGGCAAGGATGGTTCATTTGTACGTCCATATCCTTATAGGACTCATGGTAGAGTGATGAATCGAGTTGTTCTTGTTGATTTGAGCAAACGTGGGGAGAAGAAAAAAGGGCTTACCATTGTCACGACGTCATTTGATGGTTATTTGTATCTCATAGACGGACCAACATCATGTGCTGATGTTGTAGATATTGGTGAAACTTC ATACAGCATGGTCTTGGCTGACAACGTTGATGGCGGAGATGACCTTGATCTTATTGTAACAACCATGAATGGTAATGTCTTCTGTTTCTCCACGCCTGCTCCACATCATCCCCTCAAA GCTTGGAGATCTCCTAACCAAGGGAGAAACAATGCTGCTTACCGTAATGATCGTGAGGGGATCTATGCAACTCCATCTTCAAGAGCTTTCCGTGATGAAGAAGGCAAGAGCTTCTGGGTTGAAATAGAAATTGTTGATAAATACAGATACCCATATGGGTCCCAAGCTCCTTATAATGTCACG GTGAGCTTGTTAGTTCCTGGTAATTACCAAGGGGAACGAACTGTCAAGCAAAATAAGATATTCAACCGTCCTGGAAAACATCGTATTATGCTCCCAACTGTTAGTGTGAGGACTGCTGGGACTGTATTGTTGGAGATGGTTGACAAGAATGGGCTATATTTCTCTGATGATTTCTCTCTAACGTTCCATATGTATTATTATAAGTTATTGAAATGGCTTCTCGTACTCCCTATGCTGGGGATGTTTGGTGTCCTTGTAATCCTTCGTCCGCAGGAGGCCATGCCACTACCATCATTTTCACGGAACTGA
- the LOC107811430 gene encoding protein DEFECTIVE IN EXINE FORMATION 1 isoform X2 yields MVRCSFSDLHRVSGYLMSDKLEIPRLRVKKDWHVGLNLDPVDRSHPDVHDDQLIQEAVKDSIARHNASTHGGNHSKSTASEVNTEIHSIQKEANHDASSNASISLPSEVSPNTSNSSNLEDQKGKNDSLADAEVKITNLSNITLSSDNEKLSNLENGTSKGRRLLEDDVLRRSEESGSRSEDVRAATVENEEGLEADADSSFELFRDNEELPDDYDYDYDDYLDDDEEEWRGEDFDEAEHEKLENYVHIDAHVLCTPVIADIDSDGVSEMIVAVSYFFDHEYYNNQEHLKELGDIDIEKYVAGGIVVFNLETKQVKWTAQLDLSTDNGNFRGYIYSSPTVIDLDGDGKLDILVGTSYGLFYVLDHNGKVRDKFPLEMAEIQGAVVAADINDDGKIELVTTDSHGNVAAWTAQGTEIWEKHLKSLVPQGPTIGDVDGDGHTDVVFPTLSGNIYVLSGKDGSFVRPYPYRTHGRVMNRVVLVDLSKRGEKKKGLTIVTTSFDGYLYLIDGPTSCADVVDIGETSYSMVLADNVDGGDDLDLIVTTMNGNVFCFSTPAPHHPLKAWRSPNQGRNNAAYRNDREGIYATPSSRAFRDEEGKSFWVEIEIVDKYRYPYGSQAPYNVTVSLLVPGNYQGERTVKQNKIFNRPGKHRIMLPTVSVRTAGTVLLEMVDKNGLYFSDDFSLTFHMYYYKLLKWLLVLPMLGMFGVLVILRPQEAMPLPSFSRN; encoded by the exons ATGGTGAGGTGCTCTTTTTCAG ATTTACATAGGGTCTCAGGATACTTGATGTCGGATAAATTGGAGATTCCTCGGCTGAGAGTTAAAAAAGATTGGCATGTGGGTTTGAATCTGGACCCAGTAGACCGTTCTCATCCAGACGTCCATGATGACCAACTCATACAGGAGGCTGTCAAGGACTCTATTGCCC GTCACAATGCATCTACTCATGGAGGCAATCATTCAAAGTCTACTGCATCAGAAGTTAACACGGAAATCCATTCTATTCAAAAAGAAGCCAACCATGATGCATCATCTAATGCTTCAATATCTTTGCCATCAGAAGTTTCACCTAACACATCAAATTCATCTAATTTAGAGGACCAAAAGGGGAAGAATGATAGTCTAGCTGATGCAGAAGTTAAAATCACTAACTTGAGCAATATTACTCTGAGTTCTGATAATGAGAAACTTAGCAATTTGGAGAATGGAACAAGTAAGGGGAGAAGGCTTCTTGAAGATGATGTCTTGAGAAGATCAGAGGAAAGTGGTTCCAGATCCGAAGATGTTAGAGCTGCAACTGTGGAAAATGAAGAAGGTCTGGAAGCGGATGCTGATTCATCTTTTGAGTTATTCCGAGATAATGAGGAGCTGCCTGATGATTATGATTATGACTATGATGATTAccttgatgatgatgaagaagaatggaGAGGTGAAGATTTTGATGAAGCAGAACACGAAAAATTGGAGAATTATGTTCATATTGATGCTCATGTTTTATGTACTCCT GTCATTGCTGACATTGACAGTGACGGGGTGTCAGAGATGATTGTTGCAGTATCCTACTTCTTTGACCATGA GTACTACAACAATCAGGAGCATTTGAAGGAACTTGGAGACATTGACATAGAAAAATATGTCGCTGGTGGTATTGTTGTTTTTAATCTAGAAACCAAGCAAGTTAAATGGACTGCACAGCTGGACCTAAGTACTGACAATGGGAACTTCCGTGGCTATATATACTCTTCTCCTACCGTGATTGATTTGGATGGTGATGGAAAATTGGACATTCTAGTTGGGACCTCTTATGGCTTGTTTTATGTGTTGGATCACAACG GCAAAGTGAGGGATAAGTTTCCTCTCGAAATGGCTGAAATCCAAGGAGCAGTAGTTGCAGCTGATATCAATGATGATGGCAAGATTGAACTAGTTACCACAGATTCACATGGAAATGTTGCTGCTTGGACTGCACAGGGCACAGAAATTTGGGAAAAGCATCTCAAGAGCCTAGTTCCTCAGGGTCCTACCATTGGTGATGTGGATGGAGATGGCCATACAGATGTTGTTTTCCCAACACTTTCAGGGAATATATATGTTCTGAGTGGCAAGGATGGTTCATTTGTACGTCCATATCCTTATAGGACTCATGGTAGAGTGATGAATCGAGTTGTTCTTGTTGATTTGAGCAAACGTGGGGAGAAGAAAAAAGGGCTTACCATTGTCACGACGTCATTTGATGGTTATTTGTATCTCATAGACGGACCAACATCATGTGCTGATGTTGTAGATATTGGTGAAACTTC ATACAGCATGGTCTTGGCTGACAACGTTGATGGCGGAGATGACCTTGATCTTATTGTAACAACCATGAATGGTAATGTCTTCTGTTTCTCCACGCCTGCTCCACATCATCCCCTCAAA GCTTGGAGATCTCCTAACCAAGGGAGAAACAATGCTGCTTACCGTAATGATCGTGAGGGGATCTATGCAACTCCATCTTCAAGAGCTTTCCGTGATGAAGAAGGCAAGAGCTTCTGGGTTGAAATAGAAATTGTTGATAAATACAGATACCCATATGGGTCCCAAGCTCCTTATAATGTCACG GTGAGCTTGTTAGTTCCTGGTAATTACCAAGGGGAACGAACTGTCAAGCAAAATAAGATATTCAACCGTCCTGGAAAACATCGTATTATGCTCCCAACTGTTAGTGTGAGGACTGCTGGGACTGTATTGTTGGAGATGGTTGACAAGAATGGGCTATATTTCTCTGATGATTTCTCTCTAACGTTCCATATGTATTATTATAAGTTATTGAAATGGCTTCTCGTACTCCCTATGCTGGGGATGTTTGGTGTCCTTGTAATCCTTCGTCCGCAGGAGGCCATGCCACTACCATCATTTTCACGGAACTGA